From the genome of Triticum aestivum cultivar Chinese Spring chromosome 1A, IWGSC CS RefSeq v2.1, whole genome shotgun sequence:
GATGGTGCGTATTCTGAAATAGCTCATAGTAACATATAGAAAAAGGTCAACAGTAGAAAATTATTCAAAATTTAGCAGGAGTTCTTGACCGCAACGACTATAGACAGTTGAAAGCAATTTCAAAGAGAGATGTTCCCCTTGCCATTCTTGCCTCCACCGACCTCAAAATTAATGCCTGCGTTATTGTTCAAGACAAAAGGTTGAAAGTGCAACACAGAAGGAAAATAAATCTTTAGTTCAAGAGAAAAGGAACAGATCTTGATGCTGCGCTGGGAGCAGTGCTTGCAGCTCTGGCACTGCAGCTTCAGCACAATATTCCTGGCGGTTTTCGcctgaaaatgtcaaaaaattagCGTTGCACATCTGGCTCTAATCTTTATACCAGACGTTTACATCAACAGACACTATAAGTACATGGCATCATGACAATGAACTGATAGGAAAATCAGAAAAATACTGAACTACAGTATATATCATGTTGGCAGATCAATAGATCATCACACCCAACGATATACCTTCCTGTGGAATACAGGACACTTTTCTGTCATAAACGAAACTTTCCCTGGGCAGACAGGCTGTCTTACCCTTCTTGTACTCAGTGATCTTGTGAAGGGTGTGCTTGCTGCACTCCTTGTTCTTGCAGTTCCAGTAGGTATTCTTGGTCTTCGGAACATTCACCTATATAGCATTTGCAGTAAAAATAATGTTAAAATAGGGTTTGCTTGAACAGATACAGGTTCAGATGACACTGCGATAGCTAAAAAAACTCCAGAAACGAGCTCACCAAATGCTCAAAAAATACACGGAAAACCTCTGGTACAAACTTGCGTTAGGTCCTCAGAGACATGCCTATGGCTGCCATCATAAGAATAATCGGGTCTCAGAGATTCCATGCCATCGTAGGACCCCATAATTAAAATATCAAATATTAAACGATAAGGACTGAAAAGATATATCACTTGGCAAGAAAGAAGAATGCCTCATAGGTTCAGGTGAAAATTTAGAAGAAATTAATGACAACTGGTTATCTGCTCAGGGCAATGCATGCAAACAACGGACCTGTCGGATTAGCTTTAGGTTAGCTCGGTAAAGTACACAAGAAGGCTCAGATGTCAAAAGCACCAAACAAAATCACTGGATACTCCACAATATGGTCAACCACATTGGTTTTAGATGTAGTATCATGCAATGTGAAGTTGCATGAAGCACACCCTTCACAATGTCATTTGAATATATGGCACACTCAAAGATGCATGAATACAAGATATAGTCGACCTAACGACAGAATAAAAACTAAACTAGATTTGTTTCAGACATGACGAGGGATCCATTCCATCTAGAAAGAAAGGGCATCTGCCTGATAAGTATAAACTAGTACAGCTGCTTTTAGAACTAATGCTCATCTCATACGTGTAACTAGGAAACTAAAGCAGTATAAATCAAGTGCAAATACAAATAAGTATGCATACAGCTCATCAGTACACAGAAATGTAGTGTGCACATAATGAACATAACGGCAAAACCTGATTACAGTAAACAGAATGGACAGCAATTCAATCCTGTGCTTTTACAATCAGAAGCATTGAGTGTATCATTGGAAATAATCACGTGATTATCAAAAAAATGGACCAATTGTTCTTCATCATATTCCAAACTACTGTCAAGTTTGCTAAAATAATGAGAGAACATAACAAACAAACCCTGCGCATCTAGTTAGTACTTACTGTTTCTCTTCCTGCATCATGGAGATAAGATAACAAGGAGAAAACTGTTGTGAGATGAATCTTTCCTCAAAAAAAGCATGTGTGCTGCTGATTTGACATTCAGGATGAGTACGAGAAATTTATCTCCAAATAGATCAGAAACCAATTCTCTTCCTCATTATGCCAGCGACACAATTATATGAAAAGAAGTGGAGAAAACGGGCAAAGGAACAGAAGGAGCAAATATTCTCTCAGGCAAATGCCACAATTGTCCAAGTGGTTTGATAGAATGGATTACATCAGATTCATCATCTGTTTTCATCATCACAGAAAAGTATGAAAATGCACATAAATGATCTAATCTCACATAATACCTAGTTACTCATCCATGCCTTGCTAAACTAATTCAACTCAATGCAGGGCTCTGCCGCCGGCCTCTTCGCAGCTTTCCCTCGCATGCCCCCTTTCTTCTGGCCGGCGGCACCCATCTTCCCTTGCCCTCCCTTGGTGCCTCCTTTGCCACTCCTTCCCTTCTTCCTGCTTCTGCGAACACATCCTGACTGAACCACTGCTTTACAATCTTGCTCTTCTGTTGGCTTCTCTGTATCTAGACATAATAAAAGGGGGCTAGTCTCTTGGTCTTGATCTTCATTACAACCTTGATCCATGCCAATGTCGCCACCATCATCTTCACCTCCCTCTAACAAACCTGCATCAGCATCAGGATCGATTTGCTTGGCATGTTTGTGTTCTTGTTGTACTTCTTCACCCTTTTTGGTCACATAACGCACATAAGCTTCATCAAGCATCTCCTCCAGTTGGTGTTCTTCATCAGAATCCATTTCTTCCATTTCCTGTAAAAGCTGAACATCATCTTTGACCTTTGGTGTAACCTGCGAAGATGATGGCAGCGCTTTCCTTATGCGTGTGCGCCACTTCAAGATATGCTTGAAGCTATTTTTGTCCAACACCTGCAAATCCTCACAAAGGTATTTTACCTCATCTGTGGTGAGCTCATGGTTCTTGATAGGCAGAGATGCAGGATCATTAAATGAAATCTTAGTAAAAGAACCCAGAAAATCCCGGGGTTTCTGCACTTCGGACCATATAAAATCTGATGCCAGACCGACTTTCTCCAGTACCGTGACTCCAGGCGCATACCCGCCACGAGTTCTCTTCTTTGCATTCTTAGGATCAAGTACATCCGTAGGCATGCTCTTCTCTGGATCCACATTGAACAGGTGCTTGATATCCAGAAGCTCTGGTTGAATCTTTGCGGGGGCTTTGTACTTCAGGCAGATGATGTAAATTTCAGCGGATGTGCCGCGACTCGCTCTAGGTTTAGTCACCTCGACCTTATCAAACAGCTGCTTCAGGCAGAACATGATAGCACTGTAATCCTGAGACCTGAAGACCTTGGTGATGAAGGTGCCCTTGGGGGCGAGGAACACGGTGGCCAGGCGAACGGCGTCGATGACGAGCGCGGACTGCGCGGTGGCCTCCTGCGCCCACGCGCCGCCGACGTTGGGCGAGCCGTCATGGAGGACGACGTCGAAGGCGGCGACCCCCTTGGAGTCCATGAGCCTCCGCACGGCGGAGCGGCACTTGGTGGTGGTGATGTCCTCCGTGAGGGAGTGCGCGCCGCGGACGGGGCGGATGGGCACGAggtcgacgccgacgacgaaggCGCCGACGGGGGCGCGGGCAACGGCCACCTGCATCCAGCCCCCCGGCGCCGCGCAGAGGTCGAGCACGGCGTGCGCCGCCGGGAGGAACCGGAAGCGGTCGTCGAGCTGCTGCAGCTTGAAGGCCGCCCGGCTCCGGTAGCCCTGCTCCTTGGCGAGGTGGTAGTACTCGTCCTGCCGCTGCTTCCCCTTCGCCttgcccatcgccgccgccgccgccgccgccgagttcgATTCCTTCTGatacttttatcaaaaaaaaaagcGCGTGATATTATATGGGCCTGGCCGATTTTGCTATGCCAGCGGCTCATCGTGTCGGCCCAGTGCAGGACCGGCCTTCCAAATTCGGACTGAGCCTTCCAAATCCTCAATTATGGCTGCTACGGCGTCGCCGATTCCGGCGCCGTGGTCAGAACTCCCGCACGACGTACTAGACCTCGTCATCGACCGCCTCGTGTCCTCCCCTCCACGGAGAGGCTTCTTCTCCTCGGCGTGGTCGCTAGTCCGACTTCAACAAGGTGCGAAGCTACCATCGTCGTTAGGTCTTTGCTGATCTAGCTCGCTTCCGTGCGGTGTGCCGTTCGTGGCATCTGGCTATGCGCCGGCACCTTTCGTCTTCACGGCAGCTACCTTGGATTGTCATGTTAGACGGCTCGTTCTACACATCTTCGGATGCTGTTTGCACCTCGCCGCCCCGGCTCCCCACCTTGCCCGGCAACACAACATGCATTGGCTCCACCGACGATTGGCTCGCCTCGACTTCACCGACGTCAAGAAGATGCATAGCTACTCCTTGCACAATCCGTTTACTGGCACCACCGTGCCACTCCCCGAGTTGGATGCTGTCGTCGGCGATGTTTACGAGCTTTTCATGGTCCGCAAAATGCTTCTACAGTCAACACCTTCTGACATCATCGCTGTCATGACCAATAACTATAATCACCCTCTCATCTTAGTCCAAACATGGAAGGGTGTGTGGTTGCCTGAGCCACAAACTGCCCCCTTCATCTACATCGTTGACATTGCTTTTCTTGGAGATAAATTATATGGAATTACGGAGGCGGAGGACCTTGTCTCCCTCGGTATAGATTTTGATAGGGATGGTATACCCGCCGTTACTAGCATCGAACGCCTCATTAATTAGACACCCACCAGGTTATTATCATTTCGGCATGtggagtgatgatgatgatgactttgagtcCGGAATCAATGATGTGGGCAATAAGGACAAGGTCACGAATATTGATGAAGGCCATATCGAGGTACCAAGCAATGAAAATCCCGAGGAGCACACCTTAGATGAACTTCGAAAGAAAACCGGCGATGGCATGATTCTTGAAGGCGCAACATGCTGGTTAGATGATGAGGTGCCATATGAACCTAAGGATATCGTCACTCTCAATCGGCACTTGGTTAAGTCATGTGAGAAACTGCTAATGGTGAAGCGACAATTGCATTAGCCTTCTTATAGTATCAACTTCACCCGCAAGGTGGAGGTCTAGGAGGCGGATGTCAATGGAGGCGCACACTGGGTGCCGATTTCAGGTGGGCTGGGCAGTCAAGCGCTTTCCATCAGCAGATTCTTCTGCAAGTCCATTTCTACTCGTGAAGACGTGGAccaagatgctcttcattttattgACACGGGTGAGAAATATGATATGAAATCCCAAAGTCTGAGCCCCACCTCGAAAGAGATTGACTACCATGGGTCAACGTGGATATTTTCTCCCGAGCTAGTAGTTTAATATCTTTGTAACAATATATGATTAGTTAGAACGGTGACTGCCAACATATTTTCTCCAAATCAGTGGTTTAATAATTTACTATGTAACGGTATAAGGTATAAGATCAAGTTTTGTTTGGGTGTAAGTTCAAATTTTCATTTGTGTGAGAAAGGTTCACAAGGCTATTATGCTTTTAATATGATAGTAGTATATATAACAAAAGGGCGTTCGCTGCCGACCTGAAAAGGGTATTCTCTACCGACCTACTGCAGAAAGGACCGATTCACGAGGCTAcaaaaaagtcttatattttgagacaggGATAGTAGCTTTGTAAGGTTCGAATTCTTCCTTTAGTTTCCTAGaaatctagctaataaccatggaccgtactccttcctcctatatatacctacgtacccccaaactaccagatactgagccaaaaccctaattccaccaccgtaactttttgtatccacgagatcccaacttggggccttttccggagctccgccggagggggtatcgatcacggagggcttctacatcaacaccatagcccctccgatgaagtgtgagtagtttacttcagacctatgggtccatggttattagctagatggcttcttctctctttttggatctcagtacaaagttctccccctctcttgtggagatctattcaatgtaatcttcttttgcggtgtgtttattgagaccgataaattgtgggtttatgatcaagtttatctatgaacaatatttgaatcttctctgaattcttttatgtatgattggtaatctttgcaagtctcttcgaattatcaatttggtttggcctactagattgatctttcttgcaatgggagaagtgcttagctttgggttcaatcttgcggtgtcctttccgagtgacagtaagggcagcaaggcacatgttgtattgttgccatcgaggataacaatatggggtttatatcatgttgcatgagtttatccctctacatcatgtcatcttgcttaaagcgttactctgttctcttgaacttaatactctagatgcatgctggatagcggtcaatgtgtggagtaatagtagtagatgcaggcaggagtcggtctacttgtcttggacgtgatgcctatatacatgatcatacctagatattctcataactatgctcaattatgtcaattgctcaacagtaatttgttcatccaccgtaatacttatgctctcgagagaagcctctagtgaaacctatggcccccgggtctattttccatcatattaatcttccaatacttagttatttcctttgccatttattttacttgcatatttatttctctttatcataaaaataccaaaaatattatcttatcatatctatcagatctcactctcgtagctggccgtgaagggattgacaacccctttatcgcgttggttgcgaggagtttatttgtttgtgtaggtgtgagggactcgtgcgtggcctcctactggattgataccttggttctcaaaaaccgagagaaatacttacgctgctctgctgcatcaccctttcctcttcaagggaaaaccaatgcaatgctcaagaggtagcaaggtgtTATCCCGAAGGATCTCTCCCGGCCGCGGAGGGGCGGGCGAGGCTGTCGAAAAAGCGCCCGAGATTAATACCTCGGTCATCAAGGACATAGGGGAGGCGACCCCTATGACAACCGACGGGGGGACCCCAACAATCTGGGCCCCAGCCGAACATCATTCCGGAGACCAATGCGGTTTCGGGATCAATTGAGTGGCCCCCTTCAAAAGAGGAGGGAGGAACATCAGCTCCGCCAGTGACCTCCGCTAATCCGAAGGCGCCAAACGCTCTAGCGGAAGCACTGCGacgtgcttccattgtggaggagcaccgcaccttgATGGGTGCAGTGgtggagaaggttcagtctgcaaaaagcagactgaacgaagccttcaacGGCCTACTGActggctttgaggtatgcaacgtAATGTTCCAAACATTTTTGTTTCATATAGAGGAATATACCTGTATATTGACAATTGCCCCTGAGGCTCTGTCCGGCTGGAaagaaaccggacagaggatccacATGGTATTCGGGAGTTTTAACATACTACTCTGTTGTTGTAACGGGCTTCCCTGTTGgcggcgaccgcccaggccgcCGAAGTGACCGTAATCAATCAAAAGCTTCGGGTGGCCGATGAAGAaatcgaccgcattaacaagcggttcgatgaggcacAAGGTAAATGTGTAATTTTTTTACTTGAAAGTGATATATATCTTCAGAGGTTAACTCATTTAATGCTTTGATTATGATCATAGTTAGTGCAACcaaggtcgagaccctcaaaggtGCCCTTGTCCAAGCCCAGAAAGAGGCGAAGGCAAACAAggcagccgctgacaaagcggctgctGAACTGAAGACCGAGCAGGCCGCCCGCCATCAACTTGAAGCCCGAGTTACCGAAGTCGAGCAagagctgaaggatgccatcagTAAATGTGAGGATTTGGAGGAGAAGACTTCGACCCAATTGTCCGAACTTGCCAAAGCCCTCCAGGAGGCTAAAGAGGCGCGGGTCGAGTCCTGGAGTGCTCGCGAAGAGATCCGTCAGGCGAAGCAGATAGCGGTTGGTAAGGCCTTTCTCTTGCAGAGTATTTTTGGAGGTCAAAGATATGCTTTTCtcactcgactatggagttctccatatgcgtttgcggatctgccgaggAGCATCATCGATGCCGCACAGTTCTTTCGAGCTCAGGATGGGAATTCGACcgaaaagctattctggtcgcagtatcttgcgcCGGAACACCCGACGCCCCTGAacgaccagttgaagcagctgatggagctgcatagggtggacggtttggccatgaaggatctaataGTCTAGCCGTGGCCGGCCGAACCCATTCTCagtagctatttcggtttggtgaaGCTACTCGTAGACGCGCTGCCTCGAATTGATGTTGTGAAGTgctcggcctgcatagaaggtgcccggatggtctTCGCCCATGTTAAGATGcaatgggcaaagatgaaggccactgatgtGGCGACCGCAGGCCTGCCCGAAGGCAAAGATCATGGGATACGGAGAGATATTTCGTTGACGTCCTAGAAGGGGCAAGAAtaatagagggccaatgctcaaaggacgCCATATTTGAGTAGATGTGTTCGGGTTGTAAAAACTATGTTATGGACCCGCACTCGTAATATATCTATGTGTTGCGCTTTTAATTACAAGCGatttttacctcctgtgtggccgttttactTATAAAAGTTACCAGTCGTCAGCTTCATCCCCCACGTatatactacgggggtgttcgtcGTTTCGCGtgaccacactttatccaacgtcttggtccgtaaagaaGGTGTCCGCGAGGTGAGCCAggtaatcagactatgcggctttatcaattttacttagccataggagtttgacgatggggctaagtactagcccctagtGCGTGTGCGGCAATCTGGATTATGGTGCCCTTATAGCATGGCCGGGCGaagaccagcccctcgtataacacagGATAAATCGCTAACGGTTTGTAGTATAAGACTAAGTCGCTAATCGCTAACCAGCTCTCGCattatcatgacagtcatttttcgaCTTTTTCTACTGAGGTattttgaccggacgaaccagaaatacaatcgcagtagttctccctttactaccttagccgaaaagcggaacgtaaggtggtaagcacaggagccgggcaacccaactatcgaccaaagacatgatttgaagccgatgcatatagtgcaacATTCGGGACGCTGAAGAGTatcctataggtgttcggacttgaaaACATGCAAAGCCGAATACAGCCCCGGTGTTTAAGGCTGGACTAAAGCACATGTGGCAATCTGAAGTAAGTAGGGAGTAGGGAATACAGATGACAAAataaatcagtaccaaacgaaagtggtgatcaactgtttcctttatatcctAGTTAATACGTCGAGACGTGCTATTATTGATAATGCCATGaatatcaaggctattttacatgttgAGAGTTTACACAAGGGAAAGTTTTACACAGGGCCTAAAAGCAGTGGTCTTGAAGATCCCAGTGGTTCCCTGCCGCACGTATGTGCCGTTTCTCCTTGGTGAAAAATCCTTTGAGAGGAAAAGTCGACGGTCATCTATAAgggctcattcggtttggaggaaatCTAAACGTAGGAATTTGGAGTagtataggaatttgataggatgGCATTTGCCACCCTAAGGAATTGACTTGTCTCGTTCCTACGCGCaaaatgagctttgagtggatgtgtagtttcctctAAAAGCATAGGAAATGAATTGTATTCCTACGAAATTCCTTTACGCatttcctacaaaccgaatgcatATATAGGAAATTTTCCTTGGAATCCTTGTTCCCAcgtttttcctataaaaatcctTCAAACCGAATGAGGCCTAAGAAAGGGGAGCCTGGAAAAGAGCCCTTGTACGACCGTAGGGTAGGTAGGTTTTTAATGAACCTGTAGTATaagaaaaagataaaaaagagaaagaaggtTTAGGTCCAAACAGGGTCAAGCCTTAAACACCGGGGGCTATAGAACTTTTCTGTAGTATGCCTCCggcgctgcccaaggtattttaagtacgtagttatgcacgcgcggtacgtatgccgcaaTCTTATGGGGCGATCGGTGGAGGCTGGACTGCTATTTAGGCTCTGGATCCGCTGAGCTATCATGATGTAGTGCGGATCAGACTCGCTTGGTAGTGTCAGGGGTCCTGATGACTGGTGAGTTGTTTGATTTATGACGCCGTTCTGTACCTCGGctacaagggccgcggtgtgctcctcagtatggagggagcactCCATATTTCCACTGACTGCGATGACGTCGTGCGGTCCGGGCGCACAAATCTTGTGCGGCGAATTTTTTCTTGGCTTgctggggaagaccatagctctcactttccataccggtgttctatctaaaatgtttgcgatgaagagCAGCATAAATCCTGTTCGGCACATTTTTCCTTGGCTTACTAGGGAAGTTATCGGTTTgtatatgggtgttctatctaaaacgtttgagATGAGTGTTTTAAATTAAAAAACCATTGACATTTTAAAAAAAGGTTTGATAAGTATGTACATTcagagagaaaaacacaagttcattcaaaccatatctttcattcggTCACACTGTGACTTTATATTCATACACTCGAGATAAAGTATTAAACCCCCAAAGAACTAATTCCGGCGGCGGCAGACGCAGCGTGCCGAGCCGTCGTTGCCGTTATTGTCCTCCCGGAcgctgttgttgaagtcttcaaggcagcacaaaatgttttTCCCTTGGAAATCAAATATCTTGTCGTCATGTGATCGATGGgcagggcgcgggaggacggcaactcgcGGCGCTGTGAGGTGGCGGTCGACGGCGGCATCCCATGACCCAGAGGgagggcgcgcacgggcacgagcGCGGCGGGTGCATGGAAACGCACGAGGATCGGCGACACGAGCTCACGCGGGTCCGCGACGACCtcactgacgcccgcggcttccaacTCTGCGATAGTTCTCGACGACCAGcctgtcaatgctacggggatggtcgctagcACAAGcgtggggatgggagctgggacaggCGCGGGGGCAGCAACCATCGCGGCCAACTCGTTCAGggtcatgtccatgaggccccattcctccttattttctatctcatCCGGCTCGGAGTCGATTTCACTAAACTGGAATACCaatggcagatgatccttctgcgccatggcattggtggaggtcttCAGGAGGGGAATGGAAGGCGAACAGTATGGCCGCCTGTATTAatcagcggctcgggcgccattaatggagaggacgcGAGTAAGGCGGGCggtcatggaagtcaaagggctcgcttcccaatgAGCCTCGCAGCGTTCAGGTCGTGTGCTTCtcggtgagcctgcacattggaggacaacttgcatGCCTCCTGGTCAGCCTGTGCagcggactgcgctcgcacgccttcCATCTactcaagcagctgtccgcacggcaccttcTAGCCATTAAAAGTGTGACGCGTgacgtcacgtgaatggttaacagcacacacaatttaaattatataaacatttgagatgttaaagtggcaactatttgtttcaaaatgccttcgtTGGTTGTTATTCAAGTGCGTCTTCTCTCAAattggacacaaaaaataccacagcatgtcgggtgccattccatgaagCATGCCAAGTTTGacgaatttcaaacgagttttagatttactagaatttaaaaataaaatatctcactattttgccggcaagcaacggtgccatggtgtttgaaatttattctcatttcttgcatgagacctaagcatgcatccaaggacacacatttgagtTTTCAACCTATTTTTCTGCATTGGAGCCtatgcatgtagttaaaatttaaATTATACACATGAAATatctagaaaactcagttaatatataaaaatttccaaacgaaccccaaaattcTAATTTTTAACACACTTCTGTTGCTCTATGTTGGCACTAGGAAAAATTGAAAacaagaagaggcaacgaatatagTTTCATCCATGAAGGATGCACATATATTCCCTAccagaaccatgaggcttgttgtgaccagaaccatgaggcttgttgtgagaagttctggtttctgagaagcttatacctaaacctgcaccaaatgggacaatttttttatcacggcatgttgatgtcgttccatgagagcatgccaaatttcatgaatttcaaacgagttttgaatttactagaattttaaaatcaTGTATCTCAATGCTTGCGGCCGAGCGAcgatggcaaggtgtttgacattcattcacatttcttgcaagggacctaagcatgcaaccaaggacagacatttgatttttcaatccatttatatgcacaggagcatatgtttgtagttcaaatttgaattatgcacataaatgcatagaaaacttaattaatgtataaaaatgtccaaacaaatccGGAAAAATTTCAAAagttaacacaacactcatgttgttctatgttgacacaagaaaaaaatttagAAGTAAGAAGAGGCAACGAGTATGGTTTCGTGAGACCCTTGCCATCCTAGAACTTTCGATGGAACAGGCCCTTACCCTTCCTCGGTTCGGGTGGAGCCACCCCCCCTTCCCCCGAAAATCAACACGGATGTTGGTATTGAAAGCATCCTAGAGAAAGGGGCATTTGGTGTTACTCGTTCGTTGACAAGGTTTCTAGGGGACTGGTGTAAGCCTCATGATGGTGTCACGGATCCTCTGATTGCCGAAGCGCTCTCTTTGTGTGATGGTGTTATTTATGCAAAACCTAGAGGGCTTACCAATGTCGTCGTGGAGATGCACTGCTTCGAGGTAGTAGACCTCTGAAACACTCGCCACAACTCTCGTTTTGTTGTGGCACCTTTTATTTTTGCAAATTAGggatttattttcttgttttagcCCTTTTATTATTCAACATGTTCCTAAATCTTCTGATTTCCCGGCTCACCTTTACGCAAAGCGAGCTTATTCGCTGCAAGTGACCGATGCTTAAATTGATGATGTACCTCCTTTCCTGATCAGTAGCCTAATGACTGACTATGCCAAGTGTGCTTTCTTTAAATAAAGAACCCCAAATTCCAACaccaaaaagagagagagatagtATCCTACCAAGCATCATCTGTTGGTGTTCATTGGCTTCTCAGTGtatcctaagagcatctccaacagacgctcTACGAAGCCGCACGCTAAATTTTTTTACAGTGCCAAAAAAACGTTTTAGTGCATCGGGTGACCGAGTATCTCCAGCAGACGCTCAAAAATGTATTGCCCAGCTAGCAACAGTAGCATCTCCAACAGGCATCCAAAATTAACCACGCGCGCCCGTACCTAGCTCGCCTCCATGGTCATGGCCATGCCCCGCCGTCCGTGGCCGTGGCTGTGCTCCGCCCCACCATGGCCGACCGCCGCCGTggtcgcgccgcccgccgccgtggccgcgttGCTCCCCGCCCCGCCACCGTCGTGGCCGTGACGGCACCCTGCCGCCCGTGGCCGTGGCCACGGTTCGCCCCGCTGTGGTCGTGGCCGCGCTCCTCCCCGCCCCGCCACCTCCGCGACCGTGGCCGTGGCCGCGCCGCTTGTGGCCGTGGCCACGCTCctcctcgccccgccgccgtcgtGGCCGTGGCCGCGGTCCGTCCCGCTGTGGCAGCGCTGCCCGTGGTCGTGGCCATGCTCCTCCCTACCCAGCCGCCATCGTGGCCGTGGCCgcgaccgcgccccgccgcccgtggccggctggaGGGCTGGCGCGCGCGCACGTGAGGAGGCCGCCGGCGGGCGCACATGAGGAGGACGACGGCGGGCACACGCGAGGAGGCCAACGGCAGCTGCGGGCGCACGGGACACTTTTCACGTG
Proteins encoded in this window:
- the LOC123065711 gene encoding pre-rRNA 2'-O-ribose RNA methyltransferase, whose protein sequence is MGKAKGKQRQDEYYHLAKEQGYRSRAAFKLQQLDDRFRFLPAAHAVLDLCAAPGGWMQVAVARAPVGAFVVGVDLVPIRPVRGAHSLTEDITTTKCRSAVRRLMDSKGVAAFDVVLHDGSPNVGGAWAQEATAQSALVIDAVRLATVFLAPKGTFITKVFRSQDYSAIMFCLKQLFDKVEVTKPRASRGTSAEIYIICLKYKAPAKIQPELLDIKHLFNVDPEKSMPTDVLDPKNAKKRTRGGYAPGVTVLEKVGLASDFIWSEVQKPRDFLGSFTKISFNDPASLPIKNHELTTDEVKYLCEDLQVLDKNSFKHILKWRTRIRKALPSSSQVTPKVKDDVQLLQEMEEMDSDEEHQLEEMLDEAYVRYVTKKGEEVQQEHKHAKQIDPDADAGLLEGGEDDGGDIGMDQGCNEDQDQETSPLLLCLDTEKPTEEQDCKAVVQSGCVRRSRKKGRSGKGGTKGGQGKMGAAGQKKGGMRGKAAKRPAAEPCIELN